The following DNA comes from Capsicum annuum cultivar UCD-10X-F1 chromosome 7, UCD10Xv1.1, whole genome shotgun sequence.
AATTGGAGATTTATTACAAAAACACTTAATAGAATCAGATGGAATTGTCCCTTGTGACACTGCTATTTACCAAAAAGATGAAATCTTGGCGTCATTCAAACAAGTATCCAACAACAAAGATGTGTTCTTCACTTGCAAAGAAAATGGGGGATCTAAACCTGCTTTTTTAAATGAAATTACATTTTGCTACGAcaaaaatgcaaataattttgagaattgTCCATCTACTGTTGTCAAGAACAAAAATTGTCgtattcaaaatattattgttCCTCGTCCTTTAACTCCGGCTCTCCAGGTATGTGCTCTTCTCGAATTATATATAAAGGATGAATATACAAGAGTTTATTATGTACCATTATAAATTAGACCAATAACCTAAAATAGAATACAATAATATGAGTAACTTGTAAATTATAAAGGTTtcattttatatttgaaaattaatttaaaatcttCCACGTAGGTTTTGATCTACTTTCCAGATATATATTAGACTAAACTATGgtaatttccttttttatttttgtgtaggCTCTTCAAACAACTGGAGAAAAGCTTCAACCCAACTAGTTTAATATAATATATCTATGTCAAGCTTTGGAATAAAGTTTAATGTGTAATAGAAAGATGAATAATATTTCAGTTGTGATTGTGATTGTGATGTGTACTGAATAATGAAGCAAATAAAATAATCATCttttcatgttatttatattttatagtactCAACATATCTTTAGCGAATCAATTTCAACAAGCCTTTCAAACTATATATCATAGCAAATCAATTTCAACAAGTCtttcaaactatatatatatatatatatatatatgtatatattgaaaatACATTGCTATTGGGAAAGCATGCATAAAAATGAGGAAACATGGGTAAAACTTACCTACACCAAGTGTATACGACAAGTCAATACACGCACATTATGTGTTTGGGGTTAAGAGTTCATTTTACTTAATCACAGTTAGTTAACATCTATTATTTTACCTCGTTAAATCACTTAACCATGATAAATTCTATTGGTTTGGTTTAATTTTAATCTTCCCACGACATTGTTGAAGTGTCAAGTATGCCAAGGAATAAAAGAAATATTGTTTTAATCTTCCATTTGTCTAAGAGGATGTCATTGTTAGCACACCATTGTAGTCCATTATTACCTGTACCATGTATCATCTTCGAGATAAAGAATGAACAAGAGTAACCATACTCAActgtaaaattaaaattcaaatcatACCGTAACTGATATTAAAGTGGTGACAAAAATCTCAATAAATGACAGAAACAAAGTATATGCTGATCCTGAACCGTAATtgaaatacatttaaataaacattCACATAACTTCGTTAAAAAGGGATATATGAATCCAAGGTTTCCCGGCTTAATACCACGCCCTAAATTCATAAACATTACACTATACTAAGGGATAAACGGGATCGAAATTTAGCAGAACGGAGCCCTAAACATATAACTAAGCATGAAATATTTCAAACGATACCCAGCAGGTTACAACTACctatccaaaactagcataatagcaCACAATCACCATAAATAAACTCAATCTAGGGACAgaataagcctagcctacctggatgccaaagcTAAAAGTCCCTCCGAGACCCCCCGGCCTTGCACTgcggaatttttttatttttttttatttttggtgatcTGCATGATATATAGTGTTAAGAATGTCAGTTTTAGGGAACAATACAAAGGGTTTGATGGTTTCATGTTTGCTACTACTACACCTGGCCTTTCCATAGTTCCCAATACATGATGGGTGGAAGGGTCTTTGCATCAAACACAACAATAGGAATAGTAGCTTCCCAATCTATTCCTCccttgattttctccataatttgagGCTTGTTAGTGGCGtagaattttgaatttgatctccatgaaaacgtaggaattttgaatttgatctccatgaaaagGAAGAATTTGTgaatcttcttgatgtatttgattataagAAGATATTCCATGAGTTTATGGAATTATATAAGAGATATTTGAAGATGCCTTTTAAAGGGCGTAATTTAGGATTTTAGGTTAAGGttgttaagtgggccggttcgAGCCAACCCGAAACCGGCCCGTGAAAGTTAGCCGGGTTGGTGGGCCAGGCCGGgttggggttaagtgggccgggtccgggttcaacagtaaaaattttaaaaacagtCCTGACCCGGCCCACTTAAGCCAACCCGGTTAAAAAActggtcaaacccgtttaaaaacaaaaaagaaaattcaatatacactatatatactataattatatacactccaatatacactatatattttttaaaaaatatatacacaattaccattcaatatatgcgactatacgtactactttaaataaaacatatactacaatagtacaatatatatataaactataatatatatatatatatatatatagttatatactaatttataaaatatatacacatttatacgttaaatatataagtttatagaagatatatacgcatatatacacaccattcaatatatatgtactacttttaataaaacataaactacaatatatatatatatatgtatatagttatatactaatttataaaacacatacacatgtatacgttaaatatatactactttagaaaatatatacacatatataccaccattcaatatattatatatgtactactttaaataaaaaatatactacaaatctacaatatatatatatagttatatactaatttataaaacatatccaaatgtatacgttaaatatatacgtctttAGAAgatttatacacatatatatgcatcattcaatatatatgtactactttaagtaaaacatatacaacaatatatatatatatagtacaatatatatatagctatatactaattcatacaacatatacacatgcatatattaaatatatacgtctatagaagatatatacacatatacactacaatatatatagttatatactaatttataaaacatatacacatcatacattaaatatacacgtctatagaagataaatacacaaatatacgcaccattcaatatatatgtactactttaagtaaaacatatgctataatatatatatatatatatatatatatatatgtatatatttatatttatatagttatatagttatatactaatttataaaatatatacacatgaatacattaaatatatacgtctatagaagatacatacacatatacacgCACCATTCagtatatatgtactactttaaataaaacatatactacaatatatatatagttatatactaatttataaaatatatacacatgtatacattaaatatacacgtctatagaagatatatacacaaatatacgcgcCATTCAATATatttgtactactttaaataaaatatactacaatatatatatatatatatatatatactacaatatacatagttatatactaatttataaaacatatacacatgtatacataaaatatatacgtctatagaagatatatacacatatatacacactattcaatatatatgtactaatttaaataaaatatactacaatatatatatactacaatatatatatatagttatatactaatttataaaacatatacacatgtatacgttaaatatatacgtctatagaagatatatacacatatatacgcaccattcaatatatatgtactagtttaaataaactatactaaaatatatatatatatacttgtatactaatttataaaatatatacacatgtatacattaaatatatacgtctatagaagatatatacacatatatacgcaccattcaatatatttgtactactttaaataaaatatactacaatatatatatactacaatatatatatatatatatatagttatatactaatttataaaacatatacacgtgtatacattaaatatatacgtctatagaagatatatacacatatatacgcaccattcaatatatttgtactactttaaataaaatatactacaatatatatatatatatcgttatatactaatttataaaatatatacacatgtatacgttaaatatatacgtctatagaagatatatacacatatatacgcacaattcaatatatttgtattactttaaataaaatatactacaatatatatatatactacaatatataattatatatatagttatatattaatttataaaatacatatatacgttaaatatatacgtctataaaagatatatatacacatatataaattaataatacttgatagtaaattaataatattttaaaactaagttataattaaatccaaatttaaaaaaaaaaaaaaaaaaaaaaaaaaaaaccttagcCATGTCGGGGCATCCTGGTTAACCGGCTAGCCCTAACTGGGCTTGGTCCGGGCCGGGTGAATCGGgtccaaccaaaaaaataaatcatccCGGAATCCAGTACCCTACAGCCTTTGGGCTGATCGGGTCGGGTCAAACCGAGCCTATTTTTGTAAGTGGACCGGGTTTGGCCAGGCTGGGTCGGGTCAGCCCAGCCCGTTTGACAGGCTTAATTTAGGTACAGTAGCCACTAGAACtctaataaaaattgaacttttttgTAGAGTCCAAAAAAATTCAATGTCTACGGGTAGCTTTAAGCTTTCACCAGTTGAGGAGAATGAGCTTGTGGGGAAGATTTCTATATGTGATGCCTAGTTGACCAGCAATGATGTACCAAATTCTCTTGGCGTGGTCACCTTCTCGATGGCATAATGAAGGGAGCTTTGGAGTAATCGGTAAAGTTATTGCGATGTGACCAGGGTTCAAGCCTTAAAAATAGCCTTTGGCAGAAAAGCAAAATAAGACTGCGTATTTTATTGCATGTAAGTGAAATGTGGAGCCATAAATAGAAATTGAATATCTtttgaattctttattttcttttttgcttttattaAATTTAACTAATCTCATTTCTTCATTTCTACAGAATAGCCGATTAGCAAATTATATAGGTATAGGTTTTATCAATCAAAAAGAATGCGAAATTGTGAAATAAAGATACCAGTCAATAGAgaaccccttttttttttttacgattatgaatgttttatggaatagaaaaacatgaaaaaacacATATCAGccttattttcttatttccaATATTATGCAATTTTCACATGCATATCTTTTGCTTATCTCAATAATATTTGTGGAGGAcacttttagctcaaaaataaatGTTAGGAAAAAGAATTTGTTTCGAACAATAAATGTCTTTCACATCTAGCTATAACAAtaagtaattttataatttataaatgaCAGTTTCAAAAACACGCACTTCGACATCAAAAAAGTGTATTcgtaaaaatatttgaaaaaggaAGAGATATTTTATCGTAGGAGTCAGGATCGATAGAACAATTCATCTCTCCAATCTTATTTTTCTCGTCAAGGGGGAGTCGTATGTGGAGAGAATTCCAACCCCATTCACCTTGATGCAACGATAAGTGTAAAGATATGACATCTGGACCTTATAACTCAACAGCGATCGATTCATTCTCCAACGAATGTGGCATTTTCAGCCACTCTAACACTCTAATAAAAGAAAGATAACGCCTCAAGAACAGGGTTAAGACTTAAGATAGCTATATCTCATTCTTATTGTTGTTCAAAATAAAGATAGAGTGATCAAGATTCAAGtgttatttatagaatatttgtACATTTATTATTCACTAgtaaaatttaatctttttaatgTCTTGTCAAGACTCAAGTGCTATGACAAGTACTTTAGTTTACTCTAAAGAATAATTattggaaaaattacacaaaaatgcaaaaattcaaTTAATAATGTTGCATTACATAATACAGCTCACTATGTatttgcattatcaaaaatgATCCAATTATATAGGATCAAAATATTAGATTTCATTTCATAGCGAACTTAACTAAAGTAGGTCATTTCAATTTTAtcattcaaatattttatgttcatTTCTTCTGTAGGATCTCCAAAATCACATTTAGTCAAATAATTCATTGCTTATAAAAGAACTAGCTGAATTAATACTGTATTATTAGAGAGAAAAAACATGTTGGTTAATCCAATTCCATGACctccttatattttttttctttttaaaatttaaaatttgattattttgaaaacccactcAAACGAAACCCATTCAAAAGTGAAAGTGACAACACAAATGCTTAACAAATGACATTattgtaatttcatgatttacgAATAATTATTGGCAATTGGAGAAGAAAGTACTTGAAAATCACTTATCACATACAAGCCGTGGGGTACATTATCAGATGTTACAATAACACGTACAAACATTGCAAATCAATCGAAATGAGAGAATAAAATCAAACGTTGCATTGTTTTTACACATTATCTGCTCCGATATTTTCCattctctcattttatttattaatttatttatttattcgaaaCAAAAGATTAATCTCAGACGTTGAATGCATATTTAACCCATGATTGTTCGAACGTAGGATATATCCCATTTGTTTCTTCCCTTATTATCCTACAAAAAAGAATGTACACAAAGTTAAAATCACTGATAGTGTAAAAAATATATGCATACAttcattatatataattaatttttgtacTAATTAATCTGACAATAATCATTTGTATTTGATGCTTGCACTAGATCAAATAATTTAATCTTGACATGTATATTTGTTTCCTTATTATAGTGAGATctcataaatataatttaataatttagatGTACTTCATTTTGTTTTGCACTATTTCCTAATTATTAGTTTGttctacaaaaaataacaattattttCCTTAATGAAAAGCTTAATTCTATACTcattaaatatcaaaaaaaaataaaaatgttagttTCTATATTTAGCTAGTTCATAAGATTCAAGGCGTATTTTAATGTATTATACAcgtctttatttttatataacaagATTCAgaagttatttttatttctcttaaaatTTGTACTAGTTCAAGCTAAAACACAAAATGAAACGAATATTATGGCTCGTCGCTAATTGATTTCCGAACAAAAGTTCATCGAAAATGCTACCGATGAGTTAATTAACCTCACTCAACTAAACATGAATTCTGTTTATTGAATCAATTGGAATAAACACGGAGGCGGAGGAGAACTAGGCGGAGGCGAAGGTGGAGGTGGACAACGAGCAGGAAGACGAGGGGAGAGCGAAGTGGAGAGGAGAGCGAATAGGAGAGAACGAGGAAGGGGAGCAGAGCAAACAGGGTGACGAGGAGGGGAAGAGAGCGAATAGGAGAGAATGAGGAAGGGGAGCAGAGCAAACAGGGCGACGAGGAGGGGAGGAGAGCGAATAGGGCAGCGAGAATTTATAACAAACACTTTTTGAATAGCCTCAACAATAAATTCAAGCTATCACAAGCAATAATGCCGCTTGTTTTCAAGTAATTGAGCAAATTTCCCTTTTTgagcatgttgttgttgttccttcACATACTCCAATCACGCGCCACTCATGAATCCATAGTTCCGTCCTCAACGGCAAAAATGTTATTAGTTGATTGTCCACATTCGTTGTAATCTGCAAAAATCTTTACAGAATTGATTTTGTACACCTGCTTGGTTGTGCTGCATTATTCAATTGGATACAGAAAGTTAGTGGTCATTCAAGCACAAATCTCATGACCTGAAAAGGAATGAACATGATGAGAAATTATTATAACTAGCAAAATGAGAAAGAAGGAAGGTTATTCatgttttgtgtgtgtgtgtgtttggagATTGATGAAGCAATGGAGGAGAGCTTTACAAGAATATTTAAaaggttttcttttcttttcctttttctttctttacctcTCCAAGGTAGTGATAAGGTCTGCTTGCTTACAGTTTAATCCTCCTAGATGTAGTTAAAACTTACATGCACTAGTGTATGCACCAACTGTACATGCATGTTATGTGTATGAATTTAGAGTTTATGTTACTTAATCATGATAAATaaacatgtattttacttaatttaattgcTTAATCATGGTAAAGAATATTAGTTTAGTATATATACCCGGTGGGGTAAGATTTTATTCCCAAATCTCACTTGTGAAATTCCACTTAATATGTTATAGAGTATCCAATATTATTATGGTATGTATCACTACTAAAAATAGGTCAAAAATTCGAGCAAAAATGAATTGTCAGAAAGGAGAGGGACTGTCGATTTTGTAGTCGGTTTTTAAATTCAGAAAGGAGAGGGACTGTCGATTTTGTAGTCggtttttaaatactaaaaatatcattttcctGACACATGAACGAAAAAAAATGACCAACTCGATTcgatttaaaaattatgcatacaaTTATAGAAAATACACCATCTGAGCATCCTTGTTTAGAACCGAACCTTAATCGATAAGTCAATCCCAAATATTGGTATTGGGGGTTATTGGATTAAAGATTAGTGAGTGGATTTAAATTTTATAGTTAATGACTTATTAATGTGGGGACTAATTACTTGAGTTTCTTATTGGATATATAAGACGTTATTAACTTCTTAAGAATTATCATATTTGTATCTTTAACCCCCCAACTATATAAAGTGtctatttaaaatcataaaagtaaagtctcattcaTTATTATAATTCTCTTCTTACCTTAGAAAATAACCCTACTGCAATTGCTCTCAATAAAATTGGTATTATAAATGGAAGAGTTGTGCGAAAGAACTTGGCACAAAGCTAAGAAAAATTAGTACATTAAAAAACCGCTTATCGATAAGTTGTTGAACCATTAAGCGATAGTCTTACATCGAATAGGATACTATTCTACCACTATACGTTGGTACTTGTTAGTTTAAGACTTTCGATTTTTATTATCTATACCACTGGAGCGTGAATCGAAAAAGAATTGAACCACATTATATTCATACATCAACACGtagttttattttacatttttttgataaatttattttcataatctTCTAATGATCAAGAGGACCAATTAAAATAGTGTTTTCTTACATGAATAAGACATGTTTTGTCTGCATACTTTTTGTGGTAAgtgtttatttctatatatatatatttttaaaaagaaaaaagaaaaaaaaaattaactcagaGATTCGGGTTGTGTTGTATTAGCAAAAAAGGAGCAGAGGGGAGTTAGACCTGACCTCAATACAACACTAAGCCTAGGTGAAACCAATGCCCACAAAATACTAGAAGGCTTACAAAATCAACTAGTACCTTCTAGGAGATGAAACAAACATGAAACTAACTTACAAAGAAATTAGCTCTATCATATTTACATCTCACGCTTGGCAGTTGCCATTTATCTAGCAAGAAAGCTCCTCTAGCTTGTATCGGAAGAATGTTGTAAGAGTGAGTGATGAGAGTTTGGTTTGAGTTGGAGGCCATTTTTGCTAAGAAGTCTGCTACTTGATTTCCTTCTCTATAACAGTGTCGAACTTGCATCTGGACTTTGTTTTGGATGTTGTTGATAGAGTCTATCATCAGTTTGAGCTTCACATTGGTTACCCCACTGTTGTTGAGCATGTTAACTAAGTCCATAGAGTCGAGTTCTAGAGTAAAATTGGTATGCCCGAATTGATAGCACCGTTTTACGCCAAGCTCGGCCGCCATGGCCTCAGCCATGTTGCTGCTACTGGAATAGATAGGAATAGAGAATGTCATGAGAAGATCTCCGTGACTATTCCTAACTAGTCCTCCAATTCCATCTCTCCCATTTTCATGAATGTAGCTGCCATCTGAGTTGATCTTTAACGTTCCGACAGAAGGCATTTGCCATGTGACTTGTCTAATCCTCTGTATTAACCTGAGACGTTCATTTTCAAGACAAAATTCTGGCCAGTTATTGTTCCCATGGAAGCTAATAAGAGTCCTTTTCAAAACGACTTTAATATTCCCAATTGCTTGATAACACATCTTATTCCTATGGAAGTACCTTTGCCCTCCATATTTGCAGGCACACCATTGCTTCCAAATCTCCCAGCATATTATTGTGGGGGTGATCTTCAGAATCATTTTGTGAATTTCATTGATTGGTTTTATGCCCCACCATGCCTTGAAAATGTGGGTCGTAGGTTGATTTATATGTTGAATGCCCAAAGGATTCCCTAGGGTGCTCCACAGTTGTGTTGATGCTTCGCCTTATCCAAAAACATGATGCATTATGTCACTTTGTGCATTcctataacaaaaataatcattttGTGAGTTGATATTCATTCTAGTAATTATGTCATTGAAAGGAAGTTTCTTTTTAAACATTCTCCAAGTTAAGAAGGATATTTTAGAAGGCAACCTATTGTGTCAGAGATtatttaaaaaactattttttggtctttgttttctaactagATGCCATGCAGAATAGTTATCAAATAGA
Coding sequences within:
- the LOC107877522 gene encoding uncharacterized protein LOC107877522 isoform X1; this encodes MILKITPTIICWEIWKQWCACKYGGQRYFHRNKMCYQAIGNIKVVLKRTLISFHGNNNWPEFCLENERLRLIQRIRQVTWQMPSVGTLKINSDGSYIHENGRDGIGGLVRNSHGDLLMTFSIPIYSSSSNMAEAMAAELGVKRCYQFGHTNFTLELDSMDLVNMLNNSGVTNVKLKLMIDSINNIQNKVQMQVRHCYREGNQVADFLAKMASNSNQTLITHSYNILPIQARGAFLLDKWQLPSVRCKYDRANFFVS
- the LOC107877522 gene encoding uncharacterized protein LOC107877522 isoform X2 — protein: MILKITPTIICWEIWKQWCACKYGGQRLIQRIRQVTWQMPSVGTLKINSDGSYIHENGRDGIGGLVRNSHGDLLMTFSIPIYSSSSNMAEAMAAELGVKRCYQFGHTNFTLELDSMDLVNMLNNSGVTNVKLKLMIDSINNIQNKVQMQVRHCYREGNQVADFLAKMASNSNQTLITHSYNILPIQARGAFLLDKWQLPSVRCKYDRANFFVS